A single Deltaproteobacteria bacterium DNA region contains:
- a CDS encoding type II toxin-antitoxin system RelE/ParE family toxin encodes MFEIKSIKAVKNDLKRLPHGLLDDLKTIHFKNIRENPFQAHELGYVFKGLRSYHLTHKGKSYRIVYEVFEEDGLIVINMIGSRESFYEKLKRRVL; translated from the coding sequence ATGTTTGAGATCAAGAGCATCAAAGCCGTGAAGAACGACCTGAAAAGGCTCCCTCACGGCCTTTTAGATGATCTTAAGACGATCCATTTCAAAAACATTCGAGAAAATCCATTTCAAGCCCATGAACTCGGTTATGTGTTCAAGGGCCTCAGATCCTATCATCTGACCCACAAGGGCAAATCCTACAGAATCGTATACGAAGTCTTCGAGGAAGATGGGTTGATTGTCATCAACATGATTGGATCTCGCGAGTCTTTCTATGAAAAGTTGAAAAGGAGAGTCCTGTAA